The proteins below are encoded in one region of Ostrea edulis chromosome 3, xbOstEdul1.1, whole genome shotgun sequence:
- the LOC125673005 gene encoding tryptophan 5-hydroxylase 1-like, producing MRNSAICGPDLDNPEEKRDMGKAEQFRQKRRCRSIRAPTEAEIANLEENLRHLDGIFSPSGIGKTTSVVFTLQNRVGNLASALKIFQDNHINVVHIESRKSRNSETEVEIYVELETDNIRLQELIKRLKKQVAGISYNDIPVPPSPATAARIPATADALANAPWFPRKMADLDKAANRVLMYGSELDADHPGFKDKIYRQRRKIFADIAMAYKHGQPIPRVDYTQEEINTWGVVFRELNKLYPSHACREYLRNLPLLIDHCGYRDDNVPQLEDVSDFLKERTGFQLRPVAGYLSSRDFLAGLAFRVFHCTQYIRHSSDPFYTPEPDCCHELLGHMPLLADPSFAQFSQELGLASLGASDEEVQKLATCYFFTVEFGLCKQDGHLRAYGAGLLSSIGELGHALTDTAEKIPFEPMRTCRQECLITTFQDVYFFTESFEEAKERMRQFACTIKRPFAVRYNPYTQTVDVLNNTRCIAYAVSDLRGDLCIVSDALRRLQQLEFQKEDEERMEPSTPR from the exons GAGAACCTGAGACACCTGGACGGCATCTTCAGCCCGTCCGGTATAGGAAAGACGACTTCCGTTGTGTTCACCCTGCAGAACAGAGTGGGAAATTTGGCCAGTGCCCTCAAGATCTTCCAG GATAACCACATCAACGTGGTACATATAGAATCCCGGAAGTCTAGGAACAGTGAAACggaagttgaaatttacgtgGAGCTGGAGACAGACAACATCCGGTTGCAGGAGCTTATCAAACGTCTGAAAAAACAAGTGGCCGGAATCTCGTACAACGACATTCCCGTCCCGCCGTCTCCCGCTACCGCGGCTAGGATTCCTGCCACGG CGGATGCTTTGGCTAATGCACCATGGTTTCCAAGAAAGATGGCGGACTTGGACAAAGCAGCCAATCGGGTACTAATGTATGGATCAGAGCTAGATGCAGACCACCCG GGCTTCAAGGACAAGATTTATCGACAAAGAAGGAAGATTTTCGCCGATATTGCGATGGCGTATAAACA cgGACAACCCATTCCACGTGTGGACTACACCCAAGAAGAGATCAACACATG GGGTGTCGTGTTTCGGGAGTTGAATAAGCTGTACCCTTCTCACGCCTGCCGTGAGTACCTGCGGAACCTCCCACTCCTGATCGATCACTGTGGATACAG GGACGACAATGTTCCACAACTGGAGGACGTGTCCGACTTCCTGAAAG AGAGAACTGGTTTCCAACTTCGTCCAGTGGCGGGGTACCTTTCGTCACGTGACTTTTTAGCGGGACTGGCTTTCCGCGTGTTCCACTGCACACAGTATATTCGTCATAGTTCCGACCCCTTCTACACCCCGGAACC TGACTGCTGTCATGAATTGTTGGGACACATGCCATTATTGGCGGATCCAAGTTTTGCTCAGTTCTCTCAGGAACTGGGACTGGCGTCCCTTGGTGCTTCAGATGAGGAAGTCCAAAAGTTAGCAACG TGCTATTTCTTCACTGTGGAGTTTGGCCTGTGTAAACAAGACGGGCACTTGCGAGCATATGGCGCCGGTTTGTTGTCATCTATAGGAGAACTCGGC CACGCTTTGACGGATACCGCTGAGAAAATTCCCTTTGAGCCAATGCGCACGTGCCGTCAAGAGTGTCTGATCACCACATTCCAAGACGTCTATTTCTTCACGGAATCTTTTGAGGAGGCAAAAGAGAGAATGAG GCAATTTGCGTGTACCATCAAGAGACCCTTCGCAGTACGTTACAACCCATACACACAAACTGTTGACGTATTAAACAACACGCGCTGCATTGCGTATGCCGTCAGCGATTTGCGTGGTGATCTGTGCATTGTCAGTGACGCATTGCGTCGTCTGCAGCAGTTGGAGTTTcagaaagaagacgaagaacgaATGGAACCATCAACCCCAAGATaa